In Passer domesticus isolate bPasDom1 chromosome 1, bPasDom1.hap1, whole genome shotgun sequence, one DNA window encodes the following:
- the ZNF521 gene encoding zinc finger protein 521 isoform X12, whose product MQVHERNKDGSQSASRMEDWKMKDTQKCSQCEEGFDFPEDLQKHIAECHPECSPNEDRSALQCVYCHELFVEETSLVNHMEQAHNGEKKNSCSICSENFHTVEELYSHMDSHQQPESCNHSNSPSLVTVGYTSVSSTTPDSNLSVDSSTMVETAPPIPKGRGRKRAAQQVPDITGPSSKQAKVTYSCIYCNKQLFSSLAVLQIHLKTMHLDKPEQAHICQYCLEVLPSLYNLNEHLKQVHEAPDPALIVSTMPAMVYQCNFCSEVFNDLNTLQEHIRCSHGFANPAAKDSNAFFCPHCYMGFLTDSSLEEHIRQVHCDLSSSRFGSPVLGTPKDPVVEVYSCSYCTNSPIFNSVLKLNKHIKENHKNIPLALNYIHNGKKSRAMSPLSPVAIEQTSLKMMQAVGGAPPRPAGEYICNQCGAKYTSLDGFQTHLKTHLDTVLPKLTCPQCNKEFPNQESLLKHVTIHFMITSTYYICESCDKQFTSVDDLQKHLLDMHTFVFFRCTLCQEVFDSKVSIQLHLAVKHSNEKKVYRCTSCNWDFRNETDLQLHVKHNHLENQGKVHKCIFCGESFGTEVELQCHITTHSKKYNCKFCSKAFHAIILLEKHLREKHCVFETKTPNCGTNGASEQVQKEEVELQTLLTNSQESHNSHDGSEEDVDTSEPMYGCDICGAAYTMETLLQNHQLRDHNIRPGESAIVKKKAELIKGNYKCNVCSRTFFSENGLREHMQTHLGPVKHYMCPICGERFPSLLTLTEHKVTHSKSLDTGNCRICKMPLQSEEEFLEHCQMHPDLRNSLTGFRCVVCMQTVTSTLELKIHGTFHMQKTGNGSAVQSTGRAQHLQKLYKCASCLKEFRSKQDLVKLDINGLPYGLCASCVNLSKSGSPSVNIPSSSNRQGMGQNENLSSIENKSKAGGLKTRCSSCNVKFESETELQNHIQSIHRELVPDSNSTQLKTPQVSPMPRISPSQTEEKKTYQCIKCQMVFYNEWDIQVHVANHMIDEGLNHECKLCNQTFDSPAKLQCHLIEHSFEGMGGTFKCPVCFTVFVQANKLQQHIFSAHGQEDKIYDCTQCPQKFFFQTELQNHTMTQHSS is encoded by the exons ATGCAGGTTCACGAGAGGAACAAAGATGGCTCCCAGTCCGCTTCCCGGATGGAGGACTGGAAAATGAAAGATACTCAGAAATGCAGTCAGTGCGAAGAAGGCTTTGATTTTCCTGAAGATCTTCAGAAGCACATTGCAGAATGTCACCCTGAGTGCTCCCCTAATGAGGACAGATCTGCTCTTCAGTGTGTTTACTGTCATGAACTCTTTGTAGAGGAAACGTCCCTAGTGAATCACATGGAGCAGGCTCATAATGGTGAGAAGAAGAATTCATGCAGCATTTGCTCTGAGAACTTTCACACTGTGGAGGAGCTGTACAGCCACATGGACAGTCACCAGCAGCCAGAGTCGTGCAACCACAGCAACAGCCCATCTTTGGTAACTGTGGGGTACACATCAGTCTCTAGCACTACCCCAGATTCAAATCTCTCGGTGGATAGCTCAACAATGGTGGAAACAGCTCCTCCTATACCAAAAGGTCGTGGAAGGAAGCGGGCAGCTCAGCAAGTGCCAGATATCACTGGTCCTTCAAGTAAGCAGGCAAAAGTTACTTATAGCTGCATTTATTGCAACAAACAGTTGTTTTCCAGCCTTGCAGTTTTACAGATACACCTGAAAACTATGCATTTAGATAAACCCGAACAAGCCCATATCTGTCAGTATTGTTTGGAGGTATTGCCATCTCTCTACAATCTGAATGAACATCTTAAGCAAGTCCATGAAGCACCAGATCCAGCTCTGATTGTTTCTACCATGCCTGCCATGGTCTACCAGTGCAACTTCTGCTCTGAAGTGTTCAATGACCTCAACACCCTTCAGGAACACATCCGATGTTCTCATGGATTTGCCAACCCTGCTGCTAAGGACAGTAATGCATTCTTTTGTCCCCATTGCTACATGGGATTTCTTACTGATTCTTCCCTGGAAGAGCATATTAGACAAGTCCATTGTGATCTTAGCAGTTCCCGTTTTGGTTCTCCTGTGCTCGGAACCCCAAAAGATCCAGTGGTGGAAGTGTATTCTTGTTCTTACTGTACCAATTCTCCAATATTTAATAGTGTTCTTAAACTGAACAAGCATATCAAGGAGAACCATAAGAACATTCCTTTGGCGCTGAATTACATCCACAATGGGAAAAAGTCCAGAGCCATGAGTCCATTATCTCCTGTAGCCATTGAGCAGACCTCTTTAAAGATGATGCAAGCAGTTGGAGGTGCTCCGCCTCGTCCTGCTGGGGAATATATTTGTAATCAGTGTGGTGCTAAGTATACTTCCTTGGACGGTTTTCAGACTCATTTGAAAACACATCTTGACACTGTCCTGCCAAAACTGACCTGCCCTCAGTGCAACAAGGAATTTCCAAATCAGGAGTCACTGCTGAAGCATGTTACCATTCATTTCATGATCACCTCAACCTACTACATCTGTGAAAGCTGTGACAAGCAGTTTACTTCTGTGGATGACTTGCAGAAACACCTACTAGACATGCATACATTCGTGTTCTTCCGCTGCACCTTGTGCCAAGAGGTTTTTGACTCCAAAGTCTCCATTCAGCTGCACTTGGCTGTGAAGCATAGCAATGAGAAGAAGGTATACAGATGTACATCTTGCAACTGGGATTTCCGTAACGAGACTGACCTACAGCTTCATGTGAAACACAACCACCTGGAGAACCAAGGCAAAGTACACAAGTGCATCTTCTGTGGTGAATCCTTTGGTACGGAGGTGGAGCTGCAGTGTCACATCACTACGCACAGCAAGAAGTACAACTGCAAGTTCTGCAGCAAAGCTTTCCATGCTATCATCTTGCTGGAAAAGCACTTGAGGGAAAAACATTGTGTTTTTGAAACGAAAACTCCAAACTGTGGAACGAATGGGGCATCTGAGCAAGTTCAGAAAGAGGAAGTGGAACTCCAGACTTTGTTGACAAATAGCCAGGAGTCCCATAACAGCCACGATGGCAGTGAAGAAGATGTGGACACATCTGAGCCTATGTATGGCTGTGACATTTGTGGCGCAGCTTACACCATGGAGACTCTCCTGCAGAATCACCAGCTGCGAGACCACAACATCCGACCTGGAGAAAGCGCTATCGTGAAGAAAAAGGCTGAGCTCATTAAAGGGAATTACAAGTGTAATGTGTGCTCTCGAACATTCTTCTCTGAAAATGGGCTTCGGGAGCACATGCAGACACACTTGGGACCAGTGAAACACTATATGTGCCCAATCTGTGGCGAGCGGTTTCCATCTCTTCTGACTCTTACTGAACATAAGGTCACACATAGTAAGAGCCTGGACACTGGAAACTGCAGGATTTGCAAGATGCCCCTCCAGAGCGAGGAGGAATTTTTAGAGCATTGCCAAATGCACCCTGACCTGAGGAACTCCTTGACGGGGTTCCGCTGTGTGGTGTGCATGCAGACAGTGACCTCCACGCTGGAACTGAAAATCCATGGCACATTCCATATGCAGAAAACTGGAAATGGTTCTGCTGTGCAGTCCACGGGACGTGCACAGCATCTCCAGAAACTGTACAAGTGTGCATCGTGCCTGAAGGAATTCCGTTCAAAACAGGATTTAGTGAAACTTGACATCAACGGTCTGCCATATGGTCTGTGTGCTAGCTGTGTTAATCTCAGTAAAAGTGGTAGTCCAAGTGTCAACATCCCTTCAAGCAGTAACAGACAAGGCATGGGCCAAAATGAGAACTTGAGTTCCATTGAGAACAAAAGCAAGGCAGGGGGACTGAAGACTCGCTGTTCTAGTTGCAATGTAAAGTTTGAATCAGAAACTGAACTCCAAAACCATATTCAGTCAATCCACAGAGAGCTTGTTCCAGACAGCAACAGTACACAGCTGAAAACACCACAAGTATCTCCAATGCCTAGAATCAGCCCCTCCCAAACTGAAGAG AAGAAGACCTACCAGTGCATCAAATGTCAGATGGTTTTCTACAATGAATGGGATATCCAAGTTCATGTTGCAAACCACATGATTG